One window of Medicago truncatula cultivar Jemalong A17 chromosome 2, MtrunA17r5.0-ANR, whole genome shotgun sequence genomic DNA carries:
- the LOC11443850 gene encoding protein TIFY 5A — translation MRRNCNLELCLFPPYNSSNHQNHPMVEEEEEEDSNESTPMQNQHQPLTIFYDGKMCVTDVTELQAKSILMLANRIKVQEKVMTPIGSEPSTPTTIVQSPHQLYSPGPGLSMKRSLQRFLQKRKNRVQEASPYYH, via the exons ATGAGGAGGAATTGCAACTTGGAACTATGCCTTTTTCCTCCATACAATTCTAGCAATCACCAAAACCACCCCAT ggtagaagaagaagaagaagaagatagtaATGAGAGCACTCCAATGCAAAATCAGCATCAGCCACTGACCATTTTCTACGATGGCAAGATGTGTGTTACTGATGTCACAGAGCTTCAG GCCAAATCCATCTTAATGCTGGCAAATAGAATTAAGGTGCAAGAAAAAGTGATGACACCAATAGGGTCAGAACCATCAACACCAACCACCATAGTGCAATCTCCTCATCAATTGTATAGCCCTGGACCAGGACTTTCCATGAAAAGATCTTTGCAAAGGTTTCTACAGAAGAGAAAGAATAGGGTCCAAGAAGCATCTCCATATTATCACTAG
- the LOC11446855 gene encoding uncharacterized protein, which translates to MAKSPYLEEDCIKDYKLKNNSNPNKAKNLSFFASIFSLFIYICIFYIFNLSPYTLLNNNIFWFIMSNTLILIIAIDYEAFSSSKQKQEDLHEEYVKHSQEIRNHVSSIPTYDELQVDKQCIINSNQEFLQEEKETIVPERVLEIVVQNQPKKIRTSDDSANEKKKSTLLLQVDGDDVHKEHELEKATFPTRSIYRRSKSYRHNRAKHVVIDERRNSVRRLESMKMEPKIEEENEFSKMSNEDLNKRVEEFIQKFNKQIRLQASTIN; encoded by the coding sequence ATGGCCAAATCACCATATCTAGAGGAAGATTGTATCAAAGactacaaattaaaaaataatagtaaccCCAATAAAGCAAAGAATTTGTCTTTCTTTGCTTCTATTTTCTCCCTTTTCATCTACATATGTATCTTCTATATCTTCAACCTTTCTCCTTATACTCTCTTGAACAACAACATATTTTGGTTTATCATGTCCAACACTTTAATCCTCATCATAGCTATTGACTATGAAGCATTCTcttcatccaaacaaaaacaagaagatCTCCATGAAGAGTATGTAAAACATAGTCAAGAAATTAGAAACCATGTCTCATCAATTCCCACATATGATGAATTACAAGTTGATAAGCAATGTATTATTAATTCCAACCAAGAGTTCTTGCAAGAggaaaaagaaacaattgtccCCGAACGTGTGTTGGAAATTGTCGTTCAAAATCAACCAAAGAAAATTAGGACTAGTGATGATAGTGCAAATGAGAAGAAGAAATCAACACTTCTATTGCAAGTAGATGGTGATGATGTTCACAAGGAACATGAATTAGAGAAAGCAACATTTCCTACAAGATCAATCTACCGAAGAAGTAAATCTTATAGACACAATAGAGCCAAGCATGTTGTGATTGATGAAAGGAGGAACTCAGTGAGAAGGTTAGAGTCTATGAAGATGGAAccaaaaatagaagaagaaaatgagttttctaAGATGTCAAATGAAGATCTCAATAAGAGGGTGGAAGAATTTATTCAGAAATTCAATAAGCAAATTAGACTTCAAGCATCAACTATAAATTAA
- the LOC11446856 gene encoding receptor like protein 29 codes for MSFFLSHILFVFLLFTSNVQQALSQEMVMEEKELLGLFEVMEALLDEPDFSQTHPQPCTDTTWPGIECEVSIDDNDTQQIFHVTKIHIGPDISPCKPSAYLSQSLLKLTFLKTLSLFNCFVTSHVTLPKTLFGPFSSLEHLALQSNTKLHGEIPSSLGFVPNLRVLSLSQNSLYGSIPKQIGGLAFLEQLDLSYNNFIGQIPNEIGELKSLTILDLSWNKFEGNLPNSIGQLQLLQKMDLSSNKLSGKLPQELGNLKRLVLLDLSHNIFSGPIPENLQSLKLLEYLIIDDNPIKAMIPHFISNLWNLKSLSFSGCGLVGSIPNSLSSLKNLSALSLDNNSLIGIVPKNLALLPNLDQLNISHNELNGVLQFPNEFIEKLGERLDVKGNNELCVGDDKTNKNLSLYLEIQSCVGLRAVNDKSYDEDPAGIKPSWIKSNMSSSSTYLDLQDILFALVLCFFFCFLNLCL; via the coding sequence atgtcttttttcTTGTCTCATATCCTCTTTGTGTTCCTTTTGTTTACAAGCAATGTACAACAAGCATTGTCTCAAGAAATGGTGATGGAAGAGAAGGAATTATTAGGATTGTTTGAAGTGATGGAAGCACTTTTGGATGAACCTGATTTTTCACAAACACATCCTCAACCATGTACTGATACAACATGGCCAGGAATTGAGTGTGAAGTTAGCATTGATGATAATGATACACAACAAATCTTTCATGTCACAAAGATTCACATTGGTCCTGATATATCACCTTGTAAACCCTCTGCTTATTTGTCACAATCCCTTTTGaaattaacttttttgaaaACACTTTCACTTTTTAACTGTTTTGTTACTTCACATGTCACACTACCCAAGACTTTGTTTGGTCCTTTTTCTTCCTTAGAACACCTTGCTTTGCAATCTAACACAAAACTCCATGGAGAAATACCTTCAAGTTTGGGTTTTGTACCTAATCTTAGAGTCTTAAGCTTGTCACAAAACAGCTTATATGGAAGCATTCCAAAACAAATTGGAGGTTTGGCTTTTCTTGAGCAACTTGATTTAAGTTATAATAATTTCATTGGTCAAATTCCCAATGAAATTGGTGAGTTGAAAAGTTTGACCATTTTGGACCTTAGTTGGAATAAATTTGAAGGCAATCTACCCAACTCAATTGGACAACTTCAACTTCTACAAAAAATGGATTTGAGCTCAAACAAGCTTAGTGGAAAATTACCTCAAGAACTAGGCAATCTCAAGAGGTTAGTCTTACTTGATCTAAGTCATAATATTTTTAGTGGCCCAATTCCTGAAAATTTGCAAAGTTTGAAACTTTTAGAGTATTTAATCATTGATGACAACCCTATCAAAGCTATGATACCTCACTTTATAAGTAACCTATGGAATCTCAAATCTTTGAGCTTTTCAGGGTGTGGATTAGTTGGTTCAATACCAAATTCTTTATCTTCGTTAAAAAATCTTTCAGCTCTATCCTTAGATAACAATAGTCTCATTGGAATAGTTCCAAAAAATCTAGCTTTGCTACCAAACTTAGATCAGCTTAATATAAGTCACAATGAGTTGAATGGAGTTCTACAATTTCCAAATGAGTTTATTGAAAAGCTTGGTGAAAGGTTAGATGTGAAAGGAAACAATGAACTTTGTGTTGGTGATGATAAGACAAACAAGAATTTGTCTTTATACTTGGAAATTCAATCTTGTGTGGGGTTGAGAGCTGTAAATGACAAATCTTATGATGAAGATCCAGCAGGAATAAAGCCATCATGGATCAAAAGCAACATGAGTTCAAGTTCAACATATTTGGATCTGCAAGACATCCTTTTTGCAttggttttatgttttttcttttgtttccttAATTTGTGTTTGTGA